One part of the Algibacter sp. L1A34 genome encodes these proteins:
- a CDS encoding DegT/DnrJ/EryC1/StrS family aminotransferase translates to MKKIQMVDLKGQYNDIKDVVNPSIQEVIETTAFVNGPQVHKFQSNLEQYLGVKHVIPCANGTDALQIAMMGLGLKPGDEVITVDFTFAATVEVIALLQLTPVLVDVNEGDFNINIEALKKAITPKTKAIVPVHLFGQCANMEAVMEIAEANNLFVIEDNAQAIGANYTYKNGKKVKAGTIGNVGATSFFPSKNLGCYGDGGAIFTNDDALAHTIRGIVNHGMYERYHHDVVGVNSRLDSIQAAVLNAKLPHLDTYNKSRQAAARKYTKAFEGISSIITPQVSNNCTEICDTCDCHVFHQYTLRVKGVDRDALVKHLQANDIPCGVYYPIPLHKQKAYLDSRYNEADFGVTNQLVKDVISLPMHTELEDDQIEYITSTIIKFING, encoded by the coding sequence ATGAAGAAAATTCAAATGGTTGACCTTAAAGGTCAGTACAACGATATAAAAGATGTCGTTAATCCTTCTATTCAGGAAGTTATTGAGACTACCGCATTTGTAAACGGACCACAAGTTCACAAATTTCAAAGTAATTTAGAACAGTATTTAGGTGTTAAGCATGTTATTCCATGTGCTAATGGTACCGATGCTTTACAAATTGCTATGATGGGTTTGGGATTAAAACCCGGAGATGAAGTTATAACAGTCGATTTTACTTTTGCTGCTACTGTTGAAGTTATTGCCTTGTTGCAATTAACACCGGTTTTAGTTGATGTAAATGAAGGTGATTTCAATATAAATATTGAAGCTTTAAAAAAGGCGATTACGCCAAAAACAAAAGCCATTGTACCTGTACATTTATTTGGACAATGTGCCAATATGGAAGCAGTAATGGAAATTGCAGAAGCCAATAATTTATTTGTAATTGAAGATAATGCGCAAGCTATTGGAGCTAATTACACTTATAAAAACGGTAAAAAAGTAAAGGCGGGAACTATAGGGAATGTAGGTGCTACCTCATTTTTTCCTTCTAAGAACTTAGGTTGTTATGGAGATGGTGGAGCTATTTTTACAAATGATGATGCTTTAGCGCATACCATTCGTGGTATTGTAAATCATGGTATGTACGAGCGATATCATCATGATGTTGTTGGTGTAAATTCACGTTTAGATAGTATTCAAGCAGCGGTTTTAAATGCTAAATTACCACATTTAGATACTTATAATAAGTCAAGACAAGCAGCCGCAAGAAAGTATACTAAAGCTTTTGAAGGTATTTCAAGTATAATAACGCCTCAGGTTTCTAATAATTGTACTGAAATTTGCGATACATGCGACTGTCATGTTTTTCATCAATATACTTTACGAGTAAAAGGTGTTGATAGAGATGCTTTGGTTAAGCACTTACAAGCTAATGATATTCCTTGTGGAGTGTATTATCCAATTCCGTTACATAAACAAAAAGCATATTTAGATTCGCGTTATAACGAAGCCGATTTTGGTGTAACCAATCAGTTGGTAAAAGATGTTATTTCGTTACCTATGCATACCGAGTTAGAGGACGATCAAATCGAATATATAACATCAACTATAATAAAATTTATAAATGGATAA
- a CDS encoding type III pantothenate kinase, translating into MHLIIDVGNSFVKLAVFKEDLLMDKQVVNLDNVLKEIKQLKNKYLEIKKAIISSVGRLSKRETVAIGKLFDLTILNSETKLPFTNLYETPKTLGVDRIALVCASVKQFPNKNVLIIDAGTCITYDFITANNEYLGGAISPGLRMRYAALNNLTANLPLLNTEMPESIIGNSTKSSIHSGVVYGVLNEIDGNIATYKEKYLDLTIILTGGDTNFLSKQLKSSIFVNSNFLLEGLYYILQFNSN; encoded by the coding sequence ATGCATTTAATTATTGATGTTGGGAATTCGTTTGTAAAGCTTGCTGTTTTTAAGGAAGACCTCCTTATGGACAAACAAGTTGTTAATTTAGATAATGTACTAAAAGAGATTAAACAACTAAAAAACAAGTATTTAGAAATAAAAAAAGCCATCATATCATCCGTTGGGCGATTATCTAAAAGAGAGACAGTTGCTATAGGTAAATTGTTCGATTTAACCATTTTAAATAGCGAAACCAAACTTCCGTTTACTAATTTATACGAAACACCAAAAACATTAGGTGTAGACAGAATTGCTTTAGTTTGTGCTTCGGTTAAACAATTCCCTAATAAAAATGTACTTATTATAGATGCTGGCACATGTATAACTTACGATTTTATAACGGCTAATAATGAATATTTAGGTGGAGCAATTTCACCTGGTTTACGAATGCGTTATGCTGCATTGAATAATTTAACCGCAAATTTGCCGTTATTAAATACAGAAATGCCAGAATCTATTATTGGAAACTCAACAAAATCATCAATACATTCTGGAGTTGTTTATGGTGTTTTAAATGAAATTGACGGAAATATTGCTACCTATAAAGAGAAATATTTAGATTTAACAATTATTTTAACAGGTGGCGATACTAATTTCTTGTCTAAACAATTAAAAAGTAGCATATTTGTCAACTCAAATTTCCTTTTGGAAGGACTTTATTATATTTTACAATTTAATTCAAATTAA
- the galE gene encoding UDP-glucose 4-epimerase GalE, whose amino-acid sequence MDKILVTGGLGFIGSHTVVELQNEGYEVIIIDDLSNSSEKVLDGIVAITGKKPVFEKLDLKEKDKVEAFFAKHSDVKGVIHFAASKAVGESVSEPLKYYENNIGTLVYILKELRKLPSAGFIFSSSCTVYGQADELPITENAPVKQAESPYGNTKQIGEEIIKDTCKVSPNLKAIALRYFNPIGAHESVEIGELPIGVPQNLVPFITQTAIGLRDELSVFGEDYPTPDGTCIRDYIHVVDLAKAHVIALKRLLENKNKSSYETFNLGTGTGSSVLDVIKSFEKVSGEKLKYKIVGRREGDIISAYADTNKANNELGWKTQLSLDDAMRSAWKWECKVRGK is encoded by the coding sequence ATGGATAAAATATTAGTTACTGGTGGGCTTGGCTTTATTGGTTCGCATACTGTTGTAGAATTACAAAACGAAGGTTACGAAGTTATAATTATTGACGATTTATCAAATTCTTCAGAAAAAGTATTAGATGGTATTGTAGCCATTACTGGGAAAAAACCCGTGTTTGAAAAATTAGATTTAAAAGAAAAAGATAAAGTTGAAGCCTTTTTCGCAAAGCATAGCGATGTAAAAGGAGTGATACATTTTGCAGCAAGTAAAGCGGTTGGAGAAAGTGTAAGTGAACCATTGAAGTATTATGAAAATAATATAGGGACATTAGTTTACATTTTAAAAGAATTAAGAAAATTACCATCGGCAGGATTTATTTTTAGTTCTTCTTGTACCGTTTACGGACAAGCGGATGAGTTGCCTATAACGGAAAATGCACCCGTAAAACAAGCAGAGTCTCCTTACGGAAACACGAAGCAAATTGGTGAAGAGATTATTAAGGACACTTGTAAAGTGTCTCCAAATTTGAAAGCGATTGCTTTACGTTATTTTAATCCGATTGGAGCTCATGAATCTGTTGAAATTGGAGAATTGCCAATAGGAGTACCGCAAAACTTAGTACCATTTATTACACAAACCGCTATAGGTTTACGTGATGAGCTTTCTGTTTTTGGTGAAGATTATCCAACACCAGATGGAACGTGTATTCGCGATTATATTCATGTAGTAGATTTAGCAAAAGCACACGTAATTGCTTTAAAACGTTTATTAGAAAACAAGAATAAATCTAGTTACGAAACCTTTAACTTAGGTACAGGAACAGGTAGTTCTGTCCTAGATGTTATTAAATCTTTCGAGAAAGTTTCTGGTGAAAAACTGAAGTATAAAATTGTAGGTAGAAGAGAAGGTGATATTATTTCAGCTTATGCGGATACTAATAAAGCTAATAACGAATTAGGTTGGAAAACCCAATTATCGCTAGATGATGCTATGCGTTCTGCTTGGAAGTGGGAATGTAAAGTAAGAGGGAAATAG
- the lptC gene encoding LPS export ABC transporter periplasmic protein LptC, with protein sequence MIRKKTYHILNIVMLSCMAMFFSCNNSLKEVQKIGVSENEPIGVAENINLKHTDSGRVTTNLISTKMLDYSNRDFPYYEFVDDFTLYIYGDDDTKSTVVADYAIIYTDTDLIDLQGHVVITMHDGSSLKSDQLFYDQRKEWLFTNNPVTYKTKTDEIHGNGFDSDTKFKKAEVLEVTGIITMED encoded by the coding sequence ATGATTAGAAAAAAAACATATCATATTTTAAACATAGTCATGCTTAGTTGCATGGCTATGTTTTTTTCATGTAACAACAGTTTAAAGGAAGTTCAAAAAATTGGAGTTTCAGAAAATGAACCTATTGGTGTTGCCGAAAATATTAATTTAAAGCATACCGATTCTGGTCGCGTTACAACTAACTTGATAAGTACGAAAATGCTAGATTACTCTAATCGAGATTTTCCTTACTATGAATTTGTTGATGACTTTACCTTATATATATATGGCGATGACGATACTAAAAGTACCGTTGTAGCAGATTATGCCATTATATATACCGATACCGATTTAATAGACCTACAAGGTCACGTTGTTATTACAATGCACGATGGCTCCTCTTTAAAATCTGATCAGCTTTTTTACGATCAACGAAAAGAATGGTTATTCACTAATAACCCAGTTACCTATAAAACAAAAACCGATGAAATTCATGGTAATGGATTCGATTCTGATACTAAATTCAAAAAAGCCGAAGTATTAGAAGTTACAGGTATTATCACTATGGAAGATTAA
- a CDS encoding 3-deoxy-D-manno-octulosonic acid transferase translates to MHFIYNILIHLADIVLKAISPFNPKIKNGVIGRKNTFKLLNSVLKKDDKTFWFHCASLGEYEQGLPVFKKLRTHYPNHKIILSFFSPSGYEIRKNSPIADIVVYLPIDTKKNAKAFLDIVHPELTIFVKYDIWPNFLNEVKRRKLRAILISAAFRKNQSYFKFYGKNLRRALFAFEHIFTQNEASKTLLESINYNSVSVSGDTRFDRVYSQLELDNNLDFIKTFKDNKLCVVAGSTWPEGEKLLTSYINSKQLDQVKFIIAPHNIKDGQINQLQQNLKVDTVLFSEKDNANLKTASVFIVNTIGILTKIYNYADIAYVGGAMGNTGLHNTLEPAVFGIPIIIGTNHEKFPEAQAMINLKGLFSVGNQQEFNTVLDKLIENSLFRKQSGENNSSYIKKNKGAVVQIIDYLRI, encoded by the coding sequence TTGCATTTTATTTATAACATACTCATACATCTTGCAGATATAGTGCTTAAAGCTATTTCGCCATTTAACCCTAAAATTAAAAACGGAGTTATTGGAAGAAAAAACACGTTTAAACTTTTAAATAGTGTACTTAAAAAAGACGACAAGACTTTTTGGTTTCATTGCGCTTCCTTAGGTGAATATGAACAAGGCCTACCTGTTTTTAAGAAATTACGAACACATTATCCCAATCATAAAATTATACTTTCCTTTTTTTCTCCGTCTGGCTACGAAATCAGGAAAAACTCTCCAATTGCAGATATAGTAGTCTACTTACCCATAGATACTAAAAAAAATGCAAAAGCTTTTTTGGATATAGTACACCCAGAACTCACCATTTTTGTAAAATATGATATTTGGCCAAACTTTTTAAATGAAGTTAAACGCAGAAAACTACGAGCCATTCTTATTTCGGCTGCATTTAGAAAAAATCAATCTTATTTTAAATTCTATGGAAAAAATTTACGTCGAGCATTATTTGCGTTCGAACATATTTTTACACAAAACGAAGCTTCTAAAACCCTACTTGAATCTATAAATTATAATTCTGTTTCGGTTTCAGGAGATACACGTTTCGACCGAGTTTACAGTCAGCTAGAATTAGACAACAATTTAGATTTTATTAAAACCTTTAAAGACAACAAACTTTGTGTAGTTGCCGGAAGCACATGGCCTGAAGGTGAAAAATTATTAACAAGCTATATTAATTCTAAACAATTAGATCAAGTAAAGTTCATTATTGCACCTCATAATATAAAGGACGGACAAATAAATCAATTACAGCAAAATTTAAAGGTTGATACAGTTTTGTTTTCTGAAAAGGATAATGCCAACCTAAAAACAGCAAGCGTATTTATTGTAAACACCATTGGCATACTTACAAAAATTTACAATTATGCAGATATTGCTTATGTTGGTGGTGCCATGGGAAACACAGGATTACATAACACTTTAGAACCTGCTGTTTTTGGAATCCCTATTATAATAGGAACAAATCATGAAAAATTTCCAGAAGCACAGGCCATGATAAATCTAAAAGGTTTATTTTCAGTTGGAAATCAACAGGAATTTAACACAGTTCTAGATAAATTAATCGAAAATTCCTTGTTTCGAAAACAATCTGGTGAAAATAATTCTTCATATATCAAAAAAAACAAGGGTGCTGTCGTCCAAATTATCGACTATCTACGTATATAA